In Desulforhopalus sp., a single genomic region encodes these proteins:
- a CDS encoding 3-isopropylmalate dehydratase large subunit, with product MGKTIAEKIFATHLRDQPTPENMILNLDVVMCHEITTPIAIMDLVEKGMDHVFDSSKIKAVIDHVTPAKDSKTATQGKIMRDWAKRHQIKDFFDIGENGVCHALFPEKGFVRPGYTVIMGDSHTCTHGAFGAFAAGVGTTDLEVGIYKGVCSFRAPKTLRINITGSLQPMVAAKDVILAIIRKISVNGATDKVIEFVGPVVDTFNMSERMTLCNMAVEAGATCGICMPDRTTAEFLWPFIKGEYPSLDAVVEEYKGWHSDPDAEYAALLNIDVSALVPQVTFAYKPDQVKDINEMAGTHIDQIYIGSCTNGRIEDLRDAAKILKGRKLASGVRGIVTPATPLIYSMALDEGIIKIFMDAGFCVLNPTCGACLGMSAGVLATGEVCASTTNRNFNGRMGKGGMVHLMSPFSAAAAAITGVITDPRDFQESLGNN from the coding sequence ATGGGAAAAACAATAGCTGAAAAGATTTTTGCGACACATCTCCGTGACCAACCTACCCCGGAGAACATGATTCTAAATCTGGACGTGGTGATGTGTCACGAAATCACTACTCCTATCGCCATTATGGATTTGGTTGAGAAAGGCATGGATCATGTCTTTGACAGTAGCAAAATCAAGGCAGTCATCGACCACGTTACTCCCGCCAAAGATTCCAAAACCGCAACTCAGGGCAAAATTATGCGTGATTGGGCAAAAAGGCACCAAATTAAAGACTTTTTTGATATTGGCGAAAATGGAGTATGCCACGCGCTGTTTCCGGAAAAAGGTTTTGTCCGACCGGGTTACACTGTCATTATGGGAGATTCGCATACGTGCACTCATGGCGCCTTCGGAGCCTTTGCGGCAGGAGTCGGAACAACTGATCTGGAGGTAGGCATTTATAAGGGTGTGTGTTCCTTCCGGGCCCCAAAAACCCTGCGTATTAATATTACTGGCTCCTTACAACCAATGGTCGCTGCCAAAGATGTTATCCTGGCGATCATTAGAAAAATCTCGGTTAATGGAGCAACGGACAAGGTCATCGAATTTGTCGGGCCGGTGGTCGATACATTTAACATGTCCGAACGAATGACTCTCTGCAATATGGCTGTCGAGGCAGGTGCTACCTGCGGTATCTGTATGCCAGACCGGACTACCGCTGAATTCCTCTGGCCGTTTATTAAAGGTGAGTATCCCTCTCTCGATGCAGTCGTTGAGGAATATAAAGGCTGGCATTCCGACCCTGATGCGGAGTATGCAGCCTTGCTTAATATCGATGTCAGCGCTCTCGTTCCTCAAGTTACCTTTGCTTACAAGCCTGATCAGGTGAAAGACATTAACGAGATGGCCGGAACGCACATTGACCAGATTTATATCGGCTCCTGTACCAATGGCCGGATTGAGGACCTCAGAGATGCGGCAAAAATTCTGAAAGGACGAAAACTGGCTTCGGGAGTGCGAGGAATCGTTACCCCAGCCACACCATTGATCTACAGCATGGCACTTGACGAGGGTATTATAAAAATCTTCATGGATGCCGGGTTTTGCGTTCTCAATCCGACCTGTGGTGCATGCCTTGGCATGAGTGCCGGAGTCCTTGCGACAGGTGAAGTGTGTGCCTCAACCACCAATCGAAACTTCAACGGAAGGATGGGAAAAGGTGGAATGGTACATCTTATGAGTCCCTTCTCGGCTGCGGCTGCTGCGATAACCGGAGTCATAACCGATCCGCGCGATTTTCAAGAGTCGTTAGGAAATAACTAG